A genome region from Anopheles stephensi strain Indian chromosome 2, UCI_ANSTEP_V1.0, whole genome shotgun sequence includes the following:
- the LOC118506863 gene encoding uncharacterized protein K02A2.6-like, giving the protein MTTPVEPNAAWIVEMFKQQQQMLNQQQQLLNSVMSVMKAKDSECPEKAIDAIAGQIKEFHHTEETNFEGWFVRYEGLFLDDAKRLDDGTKLRLLLRKIGVAEHERYISSIMPKQPKDFDFTTTVEKLKKLFGDRESTVCKRFKCLQMVKESHEEYRAYACRVNKKVVEAKLAGIAEEEIKCLLYVCGLKGDADADIRVRLLSKMEDNVNITLDQLCGESQRLLNLRQDSKLISTASQEVRAVRKSVKDFRSNPVRDKEQKAVSCWLCGDKHFARECSFATHACKDCNKVGHKEGFCKTANRNRFRYRSRNANVKVVTVNKIQAKRKYVDVILNGRRLQLQLDTGADITIISRGTWRQIGSPKLDSATVSAKTANGETLKLLGEWKGIMEVNGRRKQVLVRVVEEDLLLFGTDSMDVFGLWKQPLDAFCNIISSTKDAGAAVLEQFPALFSSELGRCDKVKVSLQLKDNVNPVFRPKRPVAYAMQTMVEDELGRLERLGIITPTDSSEWAAPIVVVRKANGTVRICGDYSTGLNDALQPHQYPLPIPQDIFTAIGKSVVFSQIDLAEAFLQVEVCEKSRELLTINTHKGLYRFNRLPPGVKTAPGAFQQIVDSMLSGLEGVAGYMDDIIVGGADVKSHLKNLQAVLSRIEEFGFKLRVEKCSFLKPQIRYLGHLLDGQGLRPDPSKIEAILKMPAPSQLSEVRSYLGAINYYGKFVPQMRDLRYPLDLLLQKGGEFKWTAECQKSFERFKEILSSDLLLTHYDPSKDIIVSADASSVGLGATISHRFPDGRVKVIQHAARALTKVEMNYSQPDREGLAIVFAVTKFHRMLFGRKFTLQTDHQPLLRIFGSRKGIPLYTANRLQRWALALLLYDFTIEYVATDKFGNADILSRLMNRHEKPEEDYVIASIQLEDDMNHLVTSATQALPLNFKDLERGTQTDSMLRKVFQFVQNGWPMGEEKSVELKQFFVRREALSTVGNCLLFGERVVIPANMRDRVLKLLHRGHPGVTRMKALARGYVYWPKMDSEIEDVVKTCQPCASAAKSPEHCAPVDWPKSTAPWQRIHIDYAGPIEGEYYFLAVDSYSKWPEIIPTKHTTAQVTVKILRGLCARFGMPETIVSDNGTQFTSSEFGDFCIQNGIHHVRTAPYHPQSNGQAERFVDTFKRAVKKIREGNGGMHEALDEFLLAYRTTPNKTLEQKSPGEMMLNRKVRTALELLRPSSRNFARQPAVNDTIAGRNFCVNDKVYVKRYHRNGWEWVSGVVTDRLGSVMYMIDICGRSLRYHVNQLRIRHAADDRQQTQLPLHVLLDAWDMPGSIEPASSSLVPSTTTEHVEPDNDNSQQTCSDAAPRRSARLKKQPVWMSDYRN; this is encoded by the coding sequence ATGACTACACCGGTAGAACCGAACGCGGCATGGATCGTCGAGATgttcaagcagcagcagcaaatgttaaatcagcaacagcagctgttGAACAGCGTGATGTCGGTGATGAAGGCAAAGGACAGCGAATGTCCTGAAAAAGCGATAGACGCCATCGCCGGACAGATCAAGGAATTTCATCATACAGAGGAAACAAACTTCGAAGGCTGGTTTGTTCGATATGAAGGGTTATTCCTGGATGACGCGAAACGGTTGGATGATGGAACAAagcttcgtcttcttcttcggaaGATAGGTGTAGCGGAGCACGAGCGCTACATAAGCTCCATCATGCCAAAACAGCCGAAGGATTTCGatttcaccaccaccgtggaGAAGCTGAAAAAGCTGTTTGGAGACCGCGAATCTACCGTGTGCAAACGGTTTAAGTGCCTGCAGATGGTGAAAGAGTCACACGAGGAGTACCGAGCGTACGCGTGCCGTGTTAATAAAAAGGTCGTGGAAGCTAAGTTGGCGGGGATTGCAGAGGAGGAGATTAAATGTTTGTTATACGTGTGTGGACTCAAGGGAGATGCGGATGCCGATATTCGAGTACGGTTGCTCTCTAAGATGGAAGACAACGTAAACATAACGCTGGACCAACTATGTGGTGAATCTCAACGCCTGCTAAACCTGCGCCAAGACAGCAAGCTGATATCTACCGCTTCGCAGGAGGTACGGGCTGTTAGGAAAAGCGTCAAAGATTTTCGCAGCAATCCTGTGCGTgataaagaacaaaaagcaGTAAGTTGCTGGCTGTGTGGTGATAAACACTTCGCGAGGGAATGCTCATTTGCTACGCACGCATGTAAGGACTGCAATAAGGTAGGCCATAAGGAGGGATTTTGTAAGACGGCGAACCGTAATCGTTTCCGCTATCGGTCTCGCAACGCAAACGTTAAGGTGGTAACGGTTAACAAAATCCAGGCCAAACGCAAATACGTAGATGTAATTTTAAACGGACGTAGGTTGCAACTGCAGTTAGATACCGGTGCCGATATCACTATAATATCGAGGGGTACGTGGCGTCAAATAGGCAGTCCGAAATTAGACAGTGCAACAGTGTCAGCCAAGACGGCCAATGGTGAGACACTCAAGCTGCTGGGAGAATGGAAAGGTATTATGGAAGTCAATGGACGGCGTAAGCAGGTGTTAGTGCGTGTTGTGGAAGAGGACCTGTTGTTATTTGGAACAGACAGTATGGATGTTTTCGGATTGTGGAAACAGCCACTTGATGCCTTCTGCAACATCATAAGTTCCACTAAAGATGCTGGTGCGGCCGTTTTAGAACAATTTCCTGCGTTATTCTCCAGCGAGCTTGGTCGGTGTGACAAGGTAAAAGTAAGCTTGCAGCTGAAAGACAATGTTAACCCTGTTTTCCGCCCGAAACGCCCTGTGGCGTATGCGATGCAGACAATGGTCGAAGATGAGTTGGGAAGGTTGGAGCGTCTCGGTATTATTACACCAACCGATTCCTCAGAATGGGCTGCACCCATTGTAGTGGTGAGGAAAGCAAACGGAACCGTTCGAATTTGTGGCGACTACTCGACCGGTCTTAATGACGCACTTCAGCCACACCAGTACCCGTTGCCGATTCCTCAAGACATCTTCACAGCCATTGGGAAGTCGGTAGTGTTTAGCCAAATCGATTTGGCTGAGGCCTTCCTGCAAGTGGAAGTATGCGAGAAAAGTCGTGAGTTGTTAACTATTAACACTCACAAGGGGCTTTACCGTTTCAACAGACTACCGCCGGGGGTAAAAACAGCACCTGGTGCATTCCAGCAGATCGTGGACTCTATGTTGAGTGGGCTGGAAGGTGTTGCGGGTTATATGGATGACATCATCGTAGGTGGTGCAGATGTGAAAAGCCATCTGAAGAATCTGCAAGCTGTTTTGTCAAGGATCGAGGAGTTTGGGTTTAAGCTACGTGTGGAAAAATGTTCCTTTTTGAAACCCCAAATACGATACCTGGGACATCTGCTGGATGGGCAAGGCCTACGACCGGACCCGTCGAAAATAGAAGCCATTTTGAAAATGCCAGCGCCATCGCAGCTGAGTGAGGTTCGATCGTATCTTGGTGCGATAAATTATTATGGGAAATTCGTACCACAGATGCGAGATCTGCGGTATCCTCTAGACCTTTTGTTGCAAAAGGGAGGCGAATTCAAGTGGACAGCCGAATGCCAGAAATCTTTTGAGAGATTTAAGGAGATTTTGAGTTCCGACCTACTTCTGACCCACTATGATCCGTCGAAGGATATAATCGTGTCAGCGGATGCTTCATCAGTAGGTTTGGGAGCTACCATCAGTCATCGGTTTCCGGATGGGCGTGTAAAGGTTATCCAGCATGCCGCGCGAGCGTTAACGAAGGTGGAAATGAACTATAGTCAGCCAGATCGCGAGGGTCTCGCAATTGTGTTCGCTGTGACGAAGTTCCACCGCATGCTGTTCGGACGTAAATTCACGCTACAAACTGATCACCAACCTCTCCTCAGAATCTTCGGCTCACGTAAAGGAATTCCGTTGTACACTGCGAACAGGCTTCAGCGTTGGGCATTAGCGCTTCTTCTTTACGATTTCACTATAGAATACGTAGCGACAGACAAGTTTGGCAATGCGGACATCCTCTCGAGATTGATGAATCGTCACGAAAAGCCAGAAGAGGATTACGTTATTGCTAGTATCCAGCTTGAAGATGATATGAATCATCTGGTGACGAGTGCAACTCAAGCCCTGCCGTTGAATTTCAAGGATTTGGAGCGTGGTACACAAACAGATTCTATGTTACGGAAGGTGTTCCAGTTCGTCCAGAATGGTTGGCCGATGGGTGAAGAGAAAAGTGTAGAGCTGAAACAATTCTTCGTACGGCGGGAGGCCTTATCCACTGTGGGAAATTGCCTCTTATTCGGAGAACGGGTTGTGATTCCAGCAAACATGCGAGATCGAGTGCTGAAGCTCTTGCACAGAGGACACCCTGGGGTAACTCGTATGAAGGCACTAGCAAGAGGATACGTTTATTGGCCAAAGATGGACAGTGAAATCGAGGACGTTGTTAAAACGTGTCAACCGTGTGCAAGTGCAGCGAAGTCTCCAGAGCACTGTGCACCGGTGGATTGGCCAAAATCGACCGCTCCCTGGCAGCGTATTCATATTGATTACGCCGGGCCCATCGAGGGAGAGTATTATTTTCTGGCAGTAGACTCGTATTCCAAATGGCCAGAAATAATACCGACAAAGCATACAACTGCACAAGTAACGGTTAAGATATTACGAGGACTGTGTGCACGGTTTGGTATGCCAGAGACGATTGTCAGCGACAATGGTACGCAGTTTACCAGTTCGGAGTTCGGGGACTTCTGCATACAGAACGGTATCCATCATGTGCGAACTGCGCCGTATCATCCGCAATCGAACGGGCAGGCTGAAAGGTTCGTGGACACCTTTAAGCGAGCTGTTAAAAAGATCCGCGAAGGAAATGGTGGAATGCATGAGGCCCTTGATGAATTTCTGTTGGCATACAGAACCACGCCGAACAAGACGCTGGAGCAGAAATCGCCGGGGGAGATGATGCTGAATAGGAAAGTTCGAACCGCTCTCGAGCTTTTGCGACCATCTTCTCGTAATTTTGCTAGACAACCAGCGGTGAATGACACTATCGCCGGAAGGAATTTCTGCGTAAACGACAAGGTCTACGTGAAAAGATACCATCGGAATGGCTGGGAGTGGGTATCCGGAGTAGTGACTGATCGTCTGGGAAGCGTGATGTACATGATTGACATCTGCGGTAGGTCTCTACGATACCACGTAAACCAGCTTAGAATACGACATGCAGCGGACGACCGTCAGCAAACACAGCTTCCACTGCATGTATTGTTGGATGCCTGGGACATGCCTGGAAGTATCGAGCCGGCATCCTCATCTTTAGTTCCG